Genomic DNA from Pirellulales bacterium:
GGCGGCGATGAGCAGGTAAGCGCACGCTGAAACGGCGCCCAGCGTGAAAAGCGATGATGTGGAGGAAATGCGCTTCACGCGTAGCGAGGCCAATACATCATCAAACACACCCCGACCAATGCAATGCAGGCGCCCACGACATCAGGCAAGTCGGGCCGGTTGCCGTCAAAGTACCAGCCCCAGCCGAGCGAGAGCACGATAAAGAACCCACCATAGGCCGCGTACACACGGCCAAAATGGCTCGACTGAAACGTCGGCACGATCCCGTAGGCCACCAAGACCGCCGCGCCGGCAAGGCCCCACCAGACGGGCCGAGCGTCGCGCAGCCACTTCCACACCAGCCAGCCACCGCCAATCTCGCAGAGGCCCGCCACAAGGAATAACAGCAACGATTTAATGAGCGAGGTCATGATCGGCGGCGCGTAAGACCGTATTTGGCAATAACAAAGAGAATCTTATACCCGGCCTTGATCGTGCCGACCAGCGTGCCGCTGATTTTGCTCTGGCCGATGCGACAGCGATAAGAGACGGGCACTTCGAGCGTCCGCAATCCCGCACGCGCGGCCTTGATTTGCATCTCGACCGTCCAGCCAAAGTTCTGGTCGACCATGCCGAGCGACTTGAGGGCTTGATAGTCGATGGCGCGAAACGGCCCCAAGTCGGTGTAGTGGGCACCGAACAGCCACCGCATCAAGAAGCATGCCAGGCGATTGCCCCACACGCTTTGCGGCGGCATCGCCCCCGCCTGGCGCTCGCCCAACAGCCGCGAGCCCAGCACGAAATCGGCCTTGCCTGCGAGAATCGGCGCAACCAGGTCGGGCAGCCGCTCGGGATAATCGCTGTAGTCGCCGTCGAGAAAGACCACGACGCGCGGCGGCGGTTGGCCCGCCGCAATGGCCCTTTCAATCTCCGACAGGCCGCGCAGGCACGCGGCGCCGTATCCCCGTTGACCTTCTTGAACGACACTCGCCCCGGCGGCGGCCGCGGCCTCGGCGGTCCCGTCGGTCGAAGCGTTATCGACGACGATCACGCGCGCGACGGCCGGCAGATCGGCCAGCACGCGCGGCAACGATTGCTCTTCGTTGAGCGCGGGAATGACGACATAAACGCCGGCCCGCTTCGCGGCGGCGTCTTCCGCCGCGCCGGCGGTCGCCGCGGTGGACTCGATGGGCATGGCGGGGCCGTTAATCTTGCGGCGATGACTCCGACCGACCAGCCGCCTGCAAGTCGTCGTTGGAGAACACGAGATCCGCCTTGGCCTTTTGATGGCATTCAATGCAGCTTTGCACCTTG
This window encodes:
- a CDS encoding YnfA family protein; the encoded protein is MTSLIKSLLLFLVAGLCEIGGGWLVWKWLRDARPVWWGLAGAAVLVAYGIVPTFQSSHFGRVYAAYGGFFIVLSLGWGWYFDGNRPDLPDVVGACIALVGVCLMMYWPRYA
- a CDS encoding glycosyltransferase family 2 protein, whose protein sequence is MPIESTAATAGAAEDAAAKRAGVYVVIPALNEEQSLPRVLADLPAVARVIVVDNASTDGTAEAAAAAGASVVQEGQRGYGAACLRGLSEIERAIAAGQPPPRVVVFLDGDYSDYPERLPDLVAPILAGKADFVLGSRLLGERQAGAMPPQSVWGNRLACFLMRWLFGAHYTDLGPFRAIDYQALKSLGMVDQNFGWTVEMQIKAARAGLRTLEVPVSYRCRIGQSKISGTLVGTIKAGYKILFVIAKYGLTRRRS